Proteins encoded by one window of Microcoleus sp. FACHB-68:
- a CDS encoding iron uptake porin: MEKYFILNSLVITSTILSNALAGSTSAMAAEIEKVSVLKKIQTIKTLTTEREVTELFSNNELENLIPSDQTPAILEDSVLNDPIPLVSELSDVQPADWALQALQSLVERYGCIAGFPDNTYRGDQILRRYEFAAGLNDCLNTLSESLRNSIVEVSPEDLAKIERLQQDFTAELTALGGRIESLENRLAELEANQFSTTMVLNTSVVVVASDVTGDTADGDAGTTIESNLALNYRTRLNFITSFTGKDRLLVRLQSSNRVPNFNGSTGTNMTRQSFEVGNTDNNLTVNLLEYRVPVGDRLNFYLYGNAASHHYYTTVVNPYFASFGGAKGSPSRFSERNPIYRIGDITGGGMAAVYRFNQFVRFDLGYLANDANVPNAKQGLFNGTYSALAQLSFKPASNLEFGLTYVRNYSPAGNLSHRTGSTFSNIPFGAGVPLTSNSYGVAGLWRMNPQLSLSGWIGYTDAHRADGINGEANMINYAINLAFPDFLKVGAVGGLGFGMPPKVTRNTVTEREDPGTGFHLEAFYQYPLTDNLTVIPGIIYLINPEHNQTNGDIFIGTIRTIFNF, from the coding sequence ATGGAAAAATACTTTATTTTGAATAGCTTGGTAATTACGTCAACAATTCTTAGCAATGCTCTAGCCGGTTCCACTTCGGCAATGGCGGCTGAAATTGAGAAAGTCAGTGTACTTAAGAAAATTCAAACGATTAAAACCCTCACAACAGAGCGTGAAGTTACAGAGCTTTTTTCAAACAACGAGCTAGAAAACTTAATTCCAAGCGATCAAACGCCGGCAATTTTAGAAGATAGCGTCTTAAACGATCCGATTCCCTTAGTTTCCGAACTCTCTGATGTACAGCCGGCAGATTGGGCGTTACAGGCTTTGCAATCTTTGGTTGAACGCTATGGTTGCATCGCTGGGTTTCCTGACAATACCTACCGAGGGGATCAAATTCTTAGGCGTTACGAATTCGCGGCGGGATTGAATGATTGTTTAAATACACTTAGCGAATCTTTGAGAAATTCTATTGTAGAAGTCTCTCCCGAAGACCTTGCTAAAATTGAACGATTACAACAAGATTTTACCGCTGAGTTAACCGCCTTGGGAGGGCGAATTGAAAGTTTAGAAAATCGCCTAGCTGAATTAGAAGCTAATCAATTTTCTACCACAATGGTCTTAAATACTTCAGTAGTGGTTGTTGCCAGCGACGTAACGGGAGACACTGCTGATGGGGATGCCGGCACGACAATTGAATCCAATTTAGCACTCAACTACCGTACTCGATTAAATTTTATTACCAGCTTCACCGGCAAAGATCGCTTACTCGTTCGGCTTCAATCTTCTAACCGCGTTCCAAATTTCAATGGAAGCACCGGCACCAACATGACGCGCCAATCCTTTGAAGTGGGAAATACCGATAACAATCTCACCGTTAACTTACTAGAATATCGCGTTCCTGTTGGTGATCGTCTCAACTTTTATCTTTATGGCAACGCCGCCTCTCACCATTACTACACCACAGTTGTTAACCCCTATTTTGCCAGTTTTGGCGGTGCGAAAGGTTCCCCCTCCCGCTTTTCAGAACGCAATCCGATTTACCGAATAGGAGATATCACCGGCGGCGGAATGGCAGCGGTTTATCGGTTTAATCAATTTGTTCGGTTTGATTTAGGTTATTTGGCTAACGATGCTAACGTTCCTAATGCTAAACAAGGATTATTTAACGGCACCTACAGCGCTTTAGCTCAACTTTCCTTCAAACCGGCTTCTAATTTAGAATTTGGCTTAACCTACGTTCGCAACTATTCCCCTGCCGGCAACTTATCTCACCGCACCGGCAGCACATTTTCTAATATTCCTTTCGGGGCCGGTGTTCCTTTAACTTCTAATTCTTATGGCGTTGCAGGCTTGTGGAGAATGAATCCCCAACTATCTCTCAGTGGGTGGATTGGATATACAGACGCTCACCGAGCTGATGGAATTAACGGTGAAGCTAATATGATTAATTATGCCATAAATCTCGCTTTTCCCGACTTTTTAAAAGTGGGAGCAGTTGGGGGATTAGGATTTGGGATGCCGCCTAAAGTTACCCGCAACACAGTAACCGAACGGGAAGATCCGGGAACGGGATTTCATTTAGAAGCATTTTATCAGTATCCTCTCACGGATAATCTTACAGTTATCCCAGGAATTATTTATCTGATCAATCCTGAGCATAATCAGACAAACGGCGATATTTTTATCGGAACGATTAGAACAATATTTAACTTTTAA
- a CDS encoding sorbosone dehydrogenase family protein has translation MKQTRNSRWLLISLLLLGIALPVGSQQPQKPAVERMEGHLATPERLEFSESLLQQLKMPAGFEISVFAKDLGNPRMIAVGSDGTVYVTRREQGDVLALKDTTGDGRADKQTTVASKLPFVNGITIHQNRLYFVTDKQLYAADLQQDGTVGQPQILIDDLPDGGQHPNRTLGFGPDGMMYLSVGSSCNACDEPNKEHATLLQAPMDGSRRTIYASGLRNTIGFAWHPETGELWGMDHGSDWRGDDQPPEELNRIQQGQNYGWPFCYADRRPDVYLSANPKEMTKEEYCAKTEAPVLTYQAHSAPLDLVFYTGSQFPQEYNGDAFVTMRGSWNRNPPVGYKVVRVRFQNGQPVAFEDFITGFLREDQMAQFGRPVGLGLAPDGSLMFTDDTNGVIYRVSYNGSR, from the coding sequence GTGAAACAAACAAGAAACTCGCGGTGGTTACTCATTAGCTTGTTGCTGTTGGGAATCGCGTTGCCTGTTGGCTCACAACAGCCGCAGAAACCGGCAGTAGAGCGAATGGAAGGACACTTGGCAACTCCAGAACGTTTGGAGTTTAGCGAATCACTGTTGCAACAACTTAAGATGCCTGCCGGCTTTGAAATTAGCGTGTTTGCGAAGGATTTGGGCAACCCGCGCATGATCGCAGTGGGTTCCGATGGCACGGTTTACGTGACGCGCCGCGAACAGGGTGATGTGCTGGCATTGAAGGACACCACAGGTGACGGACGCGCAGACAAACAAACTACAGTTGCCTCAAAACTTCCTTTTGTTAATGGCATTACTATTCATCAAAACCGGCTTTATTTTGTCACGGATAAGCAATTATATGCCGCCGATTTGCAACAAGATGGTACGGTGGGACAACCACAGATTTTAATTGATGATTTGCCCGATGGGGGGCAACATCCCAATCGCACACTTGGTTTTGGCCCTGATGGGATGATGTATCTTTCTGTTGGCAGTAGTTGCAATGCTTGCGATGAGCCTAATAAAGAACACGCAACATTATTGCAGGCACCAATGGATGGCAGCCGGCGCACGATTTATGCAAGCGGTTTGCGAAATACTATTGGTTTTGCTTGGCATCCAGAAACCGGCGAACTCTGGGGAATGGATCATGGTTCCGACTGGCGGGGTGATGATCAACCGCCTGAAGAATTAAATCGCATTCAACAGGGACAGAATTACGGCTGGCCATTCTGCTATGCTGATCGCCGTCCTGATGTCTACCTTTCTGCAAATCCGAAAGAGATGACGAAGGAGGAATATTGCGCGAAAACAGAAGCGCCGGTGTTAACTTACCAAGCGCACAGTGCACCTTTGGATCTGGTTTTTTATACGGGTTCACAGTTTCCGCAGGAATATAACGGCGATGCGTTTGTGACGATGCGGGGTTCGTGGAATCGCAACCCGCCGGTGGGATACAAAGTTGTGCGGGTACGCTTCCAGAATGGCCAACCTGTGGCGTTTGAAGATTTTATCACCGGCTTCTTGAGGGAAGATCAAATGGCGCAGTTCGGCAGGCCGGTTGGTTTAGGTTTGGCACCAGACGGTTCGCTTATGTTTACCGATGATACCAATGGGGTGATCTATCGGGTGTCCTATAACGGTAGCCGGTAG
- a CDS encoding phage holin family protein — translation MVGLLITWLVTTVSFLILSKLPLGVEIDSFGKAAFSAAVFGILNALVRPVLTILSFPFILVTFGLFMVIVNAIIFGLAAWLVTGFRLRWGIWSAILGSIALEIVNSILFHILSKLNL, via the coding sequence ATGGTTGGGCTTCTAATTACTTGGTTAGTGACAACGGTCAGCTTTTTAATTCTTTCTAAGTTGCCCCTTGGCGTTGAAATTGACAGTTTTGGCAAAGCCGCATTTTCAGCCGCCGTTTTTGGAATTTTAAATGCTTTAGTGCGACCCGTTTTAACCATTCTCTCGTTCCCCTTTATTCTAGTTACTTTTGGGTTATTTATGGTAATCGTTAATGCGATTATTTTTGGTTTAGCCGCTTGGTTAGTCACAGGATTTCGCTTGCGCTGGGGGATTTGGAGCGCCATCCTCGGCTCAATCGCTCTGGAAATTGTAAATTCTATTCTTTTCCACATCTTGTCTAAGCTCAATTTATAA
- a CDS encoding DUF3370 domain-containing protein — protein sequence MPVPPPAPETQEEIVKPQEVRPLPGQLNTVPVFNSNSPEVVQTEGILLSTFPPTGKQAPAAHLNFPFQGRFDIFAHHIAKATSPEDLRTLYLGVILHNPGTQPVTVNVLQAASYLSQPDAPFIELPSFVENPAGTVYAGPGSRVMNEVLRGQRQAEWPARIVIPPGESQMLLNHPIPVRTLEPPINGRSTLMRLQSSGQVYAASLGMFAKQNPDGSERPPSREEWQQLLETGNLAGPRDKVPTPPEQTTGQIIYGRVAGVARGSAWKAQLSDGAGSPNLTIPKAGEAFSYALSTLSRGQMGTGQVQSAPMIVRYPDTAYSAHGNYGIEYSLTLPLYNPSATAQTVTLALETPIKEEQLARGGLRFLEPPARQIFFRGTVRIRYNDDRGLPQTRYVHLVQRRGQQGEPLVRLMLPAASSRLVRVDFLYPPDATPPQVLTVKTLDN from the coding sequence ATGCCTGTCCCCCCACCGGCACCGGAAACTCAAGAGGAAATCGTCAAACCCCAGGAAGTGCGCCCCTTACCGGGCCAACTTAACACCGTGCCGGTTTTCAACAGCAACAGCCCGGAAGTTGTGCAAACCGAGGGAATTTTACTCTCCACCTTTCCCCCCACTGGCAAGCAAGCGCCGGCAGCACATCTCAACTTCCCTTTCCAAGGACGCTTTGACATCTTTGCCCACCACATCGCCAAAGCCACATCACCGGAAGATTTACGCACTCTCTACTTAGGCGTCATCCTGCACAACCCAGGCACACAACCCGTAACCGTCAATGTTCTGCAAGCTGCCAGCTATCTCAGCCAGCCGGATGCCCCCTTTATCGAGTTGCCCTCATTTGTGGAAAATCCAGCCGGCACGGTCTACGCCGGCCCTGGAAGTCGGGTGATGAATGAAGTGCTGCGAGGGCAACGACAAGCCGAGTGGCCGGCTCGAATCGTTATCCCGCCTGGGGAAAGCCAGATGTTACTCAATCATCCCATCCCGGTTCGCACTCTAGAACCGCCGATTAATGGCCGATCAACGTTGATGCGCTTGCAAAGTTCTGGTCAAGTCTATGCCGCTAGCTTGGGGATGTTTGCTAAACAAAACCCTGATGGCAGTGAACGCCCGCCCAGCCGGGAAGAATGGCAGCAGCTACTGGAAACCGGCAACTTAGCTGGCCCTCGCGATAAAGTCCCCACACCTCCAGAACAAACCACCGGCCAAATTATCTATGGGCGCGTTGCCGGTGTTGCGCGAGGTTCCGCATGGAAAGCCCAACTCAGTGATGGTGCCGGCAGCCCTAATCTCACGATTCCTAAAGCCGGTGAAGCCTTTTCCTACGCCCTGAGTACGCTTTCTCGCGGCCAGATGGGCACAGGTCAAGTGCAAAGCGCCCCGATGATCGTGCGTTATCCAGACACCGCTTACAGCGCCCACGGCAATTACGGCATTGAATACAGCCTCACTTTGCCTTTATACAATCCTTCCGCTACCGCACAAACCGTCACACTCGCCTTGGAAACTCCCATCAAAGAAGAACAACTGGCTAGAGGCGGGTTGCGCTTTTTGGAACCGCCGGCCCGCCAAATCTTCTTCCGAGGGACTGTCCGCATCCGCTACAACGATGATCGCGGTTTACCCCAAACTCGCTATGTGCATCTGGTGCAGCGACGGGGACAGCAAGGGGAACCTTTAGTGCGGTTAATGCTGCCGGCAGCGAGTAGCCGGTTAGTGCGCGTCGATTTTCTTTATCCCCCCGATGCCACTCCGCCTCAAGTGCTAACGGTTAAAACGCTTGATAACTGA
- a CDS encoding Uma2 family endonuclease → MSVDATTEAIAQTELTAEWQPPMPPTDLIFDDGVPLETNRHRTAMNVLIRSLQQAWASRQDFFTGGNMFVYYSSTQARNRDFRGPDFFAVLGIDGSYSREGWVVWNEEGRYPNVIVELMSESTAEIDTGIKKDIYEQTFRTPDYFVFNPFDPNSLQGWHLDISQGYQPLVPNERGWLWCETLGFWLGTWEGIVERQPAIWLRFFDEAGNLVLLPEEAAAQQAETAQQQAEEQRQRAERLAARLRELGEDPENL, encoded by the coding sequence ATGTCAGTTGATGCGACAACAGAAGCAATAGCCCAGACTGAATTAACCGCAGAGTGGCAACCCCCAATGCCACCCACAGACTTGATATTTGATGATGGAGTCCCCTTGGAAACGAATCGTCACCGCACGGCAATGAATGTACTGATCCGCTCCTTGCAACAAGCTTGGGCGAGCCGGCAAGACTTCTTCACCGGCGGCAATATGTTCGTTTACTACAGCAGCACCCAAGCCCGAAACCGCGACTTTAGAGGGCCAGATTTCTTTGCCGTGCTGGGCATTGATGGATCTTACTCCAGAGAAGGTTGGGTGGTGTGGAATGAAGAGGGGCGTTACCCGAATGTAATCGTCGAGTTGATGTCGGAAAGCACAGCAGAGATAGACACCGGCATCAAAAAAGATATTTACGAACAGACTTTCCGCACACCCGATTACTTTGTCTTTAATCCGTTTGATCCGAATTCCTTGCAAGGATGGCATTTGGATATTTCGCAAGGCTATCAGCCTCTCGTACCGAATGAGCGAGGTTGGCTGTGGTGTGAGACGTTGGGTTTTTGGTTGGGAACTTGGGAGGGAATCGTAGAGCGGCAACCGGCAATTTGGTTACGGTTTTTTGACGAGGCCGGCAATCTGGTTTTATTACCGGAAGAAGCGGCAGCGCAACAAGCTGAAACCGCTCAGCAACAAGCTGAAGAACAACGCCAACGGGCTGAGCGTTTAGCGGCTCGATTGCGAGAATTGGGAGAAGATCCAGAGAATTTATAG
- a CDS encoding Uma2 family endonuclease produces the protein MIPTTAERLYTFAEYLVYDDGTDNRYELVEGKLTQMNPPTVKHLLIAKFIERVLDAEINRLGLPWLCLREAGVRTGYKKSRLMDVCVVPAELAMESRDHSAVFQLPPLLAVEIVSPESIKRDYRYKRSEYAALEIPEYWIADPIESKISVLILEEGLYEETVFTGTQQIVSQIFPELSLKVEPVLKYGNIGE, from the coding sequence ATGATTCCCACAACTGCCGAACGTCTCTACACTTTTGCAGAATATCTTGTTTATGATGATGGCACAGATAACCGTTATGAACTGGTTGAGGGGAAGTTAACTCAAATGAATCCCCCGACTGTCAAGCATCTTTTGATTGCCAAGTTCATTGAGCGGGTATTAGATGCAGAAATTAACCGTCTTGGTTTGCCTTGGCTGTGCTTAAGAGAAGCAGGAGTCAGAACGGGTTATAAAAAATCCAGGTTGATGGATGTTTGTGTTGTGCCGGCAGAATTGGCGATGGAATCGCGTGATCATTCTGCGGTTTTCCAGCTACCTCCCTTGTTAGCGGTGGAAATCGTCAGTCCTGAATCAATTAAGCGTGACTATCGATATAAGCGTTCTGAGTATGCGGCCTTAGAAATTCCTGAATATTGGATTGCCGATCCGATAGAGTCTAAAATTTCAGTGCTGATACTGGAAGAGGGATTGTATGAAGAAACCGTGTTCACCGGCACTCAGCAAATTGTTTCTCAAATTTTCCCAGAACTATCTTTAAAAGTTGAGCCGGTGTTAAAATATGGAAATATCGGTGAGTGA
- a CDS encoding family 10 glycosylhydrolase, translating to MVTTGSQFSDIQTHWARPFIEGLRARNIISGFPDGTFRPDKPISRAEYAAVLQRAFKQPLKRQYVPFVDVAPGFWAASAIQQAYETEFLSGYPEQRFRPGDQITRAQVLISLVSGLGITVENAAGFKAKLPQFYQDAAGIPDYATDKVAIATGAGMVVNYPNLKSLQPFYPATRADVVAFIYQALVKTGQAPLIESNYIVPTTPLAAVGHTREFRGAWVTTVWSRDWPSQPGLPVEQQKAELIAILDRLKSLNFNAVILQVRPEGDAIYPSQLEPWSYWLTGTQGKAPNPYYDPLEFAVEESHKRNLELHAWFNPYRAKGVINDAKTVAPHISVTHPEYVYKYGNELWMDPGAAVVQDLTYNVVMDVVRRYDIDGVHVDDYFYPYPKLNIPFPDNKTYAAYQAAGGKMSLGDWRRENVNKLVFRLGQGIRAIKSHVKFGISPFGIFRPGQPAQIQGLDSYDQLYTDSKKWLVEGWIDYYAPQLYWVIDRPAQSYPVLLKWWLQNNPKGKHFYVGNTIERIDGTSWPLQETQRQIEITRSLNSQMALGNIFYSMKVLNENRHGIADKFKQEIYAKPALAPTMPALDSTPPTLPKGVKRVDNQIVWNAVANNDIRAWTLYRQNGQTWTLVRVMAASRTSTAVEPGTYALSAVDRMSNESLGVIISI from the coding sequence ATGGTAACGACCGGCTCACAATTTTCTGATATTCAAACTCACTGGGCGCGTCCTTTCATTGAAGGCTTACGCGCGCGTAATATTATTAGTGGATTCCCCGATGGCACGTTCCGACCAGATAAACCCATAAGTCGGGCTGAGTATGCTGCCGTCCTGCAAAGAGCTTTTAAGCAACCTTTAAAGCGGCAATACGTTCCATTTGTAGATGTTGCTCCTGGCTTTTGGGCAGCATCAGCGATTCAACAAGCCTACGAAACCGAGTTTTTATCAGGCTATCCCGAACAGCGCTTCCGTCCGGGAGATCAAATCACAAGAGCGCAAGTTTTAATTTCCCTTGTCAGTGGCTTAGGAATTACTGTTGAGAATGCAGCCGGCTTTAAGGCAAAATTACCGCAATTTTATCAAGATGCTGCCGGCATTCCTGACTATGCAACTGACAAAGTTGCAATCGCAACCGGCGCGGGAATGGTTGTTAACTATCCCAACTTAAAATCTTTACAGCCATTTTATCCAGCAACGCGTGCGGATGTTGTCGCTTTTATCTATCAAGCTTTAGTTAAAACCGGCCAAGCTCCGCTCATTGAATCGAACTACATTGTTCCCACAACTCCACTGGCGGCAGTTGGACATACGCGAGAGTTTCGCGGTGCGTGGGTGACAACCGTTTGGAGTCGAGATTGGCCTTCACAACCTGGACTGCCGGTGGAACAGCAAAAAGCAGAATTAATTGCCATTCTTGATCGGCTTAAATCGCTAAACTTTAATGCTGTTATTTTACAAGTCCGTCCAGAAGGCGATGCAATTTATCCCTCACAATTAGAGCCTTGGAGTTATTGGCTGACAGGCACTCAAGGCAAAGCGCCAAACCCTTATTACGATCCCCTAGAATTTGCGGTTGAAGAAAGTCACAAACGCAATCTTGAACTTCATGCTTGGTTCAATCCCTACCGCGCCAAAGGTGTAATTAATGATGCCAAAACAGTCGCCCCTCACATTTCCGTTACGCATCCCGAATATGTTTACAAATATGGCAATGAGCTGTGGATGGACCCAGGCGCGGCAGTTGTTCAGGATTTAACGTATAACGTGGTGATGGATGTGGTGCGCCGCTATGATATCGATGGCGTTCATGTTGATGACTACTTTTATCCGTATCCAAAACTCAATATCCCTTTTCCAGATAACAAAACCTACGCTGCCTATCAAGCTGCCGGGGGAAAAATGAGCCTCGGCGACTGGCGACGGGAAAATGTTAATAAATTAGTTTTCCGCCTCGGCCAAGGCATTCGTGCTATCAAATCTCACGTCAAATTTGGAATTAGTCCCTTTGGTATTTTTCGTCCCGGACAGCCGGCACAAATTCAAGGGTTAGATTCTTACGATCAACTTTATACCGACTCGAAAAAATGGTTAGTTGAAGGTTGGATTGATTACTACGCGCCGCAACTTTACTGGGTGATTGACAGGCCGGCACAAAGTTATCCTGTGTTGCTAAAATGGTGGCTGCAAAACAATCCCAAGGGCAAGCATTTTTACGTTGGCAATACGATTGAACGGATCGATGGGACAAGCTGGCCGCTTCAGGAAACACAAAGGCAGATTGAAATTACCCGCAGCTTGAATAGCCAGATGGCTTTAGGAAATATTTTCTATAGCATGAAGGTTTTGAATGAAAACCGGCACGGAATTGCTGACAAATTCAAGCAGGAAATTTATGCAAAGCCGGCACTCGCACCCACCATGCCGGCTTTAGATTCTACTCCCCCAACTTTGCCAAAGGGAGTCAAGCGTGTAGACAATCAAATCGTGTGGAATGCTGTAGCGAACAATGACATTCGTGCTTGGACGCTTTACCGGCAGAATGGTCAGACTTGGACGCTGGTGCGAGTGATGGCGGCTTCCAGAACATCTACAGCAGTTGAACCGGGGACTTATGCTTTATCTGCTGTTGATCGGATGTCTAACGAAAGCCTAGGCGTGATCATTTCAATTTAA
- a CDS encoding RidA family protein, producing the protein MTKKIIHTEQAPAPVGPYNQAVAATGTMIFVAGQIAIDPKINDIVFPDDVAKQTEQVMKNIEAILTAAGATFNDVVKTSVFLLDMNDFAAMNAVYGKYFDEETAPARATVQVSRLPKDVRVEIECIAVIAG; encoded by the coding sequence ATGACGAAAAAAATTATCCATACTGAACAAGCACCGGCACCCGTTGGCCCTTACAATCAAGCAGTCGCAGCAACCGGCACGATGATCTTTGTTGCTGGTCAAATTGCGATTGACCCCAAAATTAATGATATTGTCTTTCCCGACGATGTCGCTAAGCAGACCGAACAAGTGATGAAAAATATTGAAGCAATTCTAACAGCGGCTGGAGCCACTTTTAATGATGTGGTGAAAACGAGTGTATTTCTCTTAGATATGAATGATTTCGCGGCGATGAATGCCGTTTATGGGAAATATTTTGATGAGGAAACAGCGCCGGCACGCGCGACAGTTCAGGTTTCCCGTTTACCTAAAGATGTGCGGGTAGAAATTGAGTGCATTGCGGTGATTGCCGGCTAA
- a CDS encoding LL-diaminopimelate aminotransferase gives MATINDNYLKLKAGYLFPEIGRRVNAFAEANPDAKIIRLGIGDVTEPLPEACRTAMIKAVEEMGDRATFKGYGPEQGYAWLREKIAGDDFQARGCNVDASEIFISDGSKCDTGNILDIFGDNNTIAVTDPVYPVYVDTNVMAGHTGTANDKSEFEGLVYLPITAENNFTAQIPTQKVDLIYLCFPNNPTGAVATKEHLKAWVDYAKANGSIIFFDAAYEAYITDPNLPHSIYEIEGARDCAIEFRSFSKTAGFTGTRCAFTVVPKTLTAKTSDGSDVELWKLWNRRQTTKFNGVSYIVQRAAEAVYSEEGKAQVKALVSFYLENAKIIREKLSEAGIAVYGGVNAPYVWVKTPNNLSSWDFFDKLLQTCNVVGTPGSGFGAAGEGYFRISAFNSRENVEEAMRRITEKFKA, from the coding sequence ATGGCAACGATTAACGATAACTACCTCAAACTTAAAGCCGGCTACCTGTTTCCTGAAATAGGGCGACGAGTGAATGCCTTTGCTGAGGCAAATCCTGACGCCAAGATTATCCGGCTAGGCATTGGTGATGTCACGGAACCATTACCGGAAGCGTGCCGCACAGCGATGATTAAAGCAGTCGAAGAAATGGGCGATCGCGCCACCTTCAAAGGATATGGCCCAGAGCAGGGTTATGCTTGGCTGCGCGAAAAAATTGCCGGCGATGACTTCCAGGCGCGGGGATGCAACGTTGATGCGTCGGAAATCTTCATCTCTGATGGCTCTAAATGCGACACCGGCAACATTCTCGACATCTTTGGCGATAACAACACGATTGCCGTTACCGACCCCGTCTATCCCGTTTATGTAGACACAAACGTGATGGCAGGACACACCGGCACTGCTAACGACAAGAGCGAATTTGAGGGTTTAGTTTATCTGCCTATCACCGCAGAAAACAATTTTACCGCTCAAATTCCTACTCAAAAAGTCGATTTAATTTATCTTTGCTTCCCCAATAATCCCACCGGCGCAGTTGCCACCAAGGAACACTTAAAAGCGTGGGTAGATTATGCTAAGGCGAATGGCTCCATCATCTTTTTTGATGCAGCTTACGAAGCCTATATTACCGATCCAAATCTTCCCCATTCTATCTACGAAATAGAAGGCGCACGAGATTGTGCAATCGAGTTTCGTTCCTTCTCCAAAACGGCGGGATTTACCGGCACTCGCTGTGCGTTTACAGTCGTGCCAAAAACACTCACGGCAAAAACATCTGATGGTTCTGATGTAGAACTGTGGAAGCTGTGGAACCGCCGACAAACGACTAAATTTAATGGCGTTTCTTACATCGTGCAACGTGCGGCTGAGGCGGTTTATTCTGAGGAAGGAAAGGCACAAGTTAAAGCATTGGTCAGTTTCTATTTAGAAAATGCCAAAATTATCCGCGAGAAACTGAGTGAAGCCGGTATCGCTGTTTATGGTGGCGTGAATGCACCTTATGTTTGGGTAAAAACACCAAATAACCTTTCAAGTTGGGATTTCTTTGATAAGTTGCTGCAAACTTGCAATGTAGTGGGAACACCGGGTTCTGGTTTCGGTGCTGCCGGCGAAGGGTACTTCCGCATTTCGGCATTTAATAGCCGGGAAAATGTAGAGGAGGCGATGCGGCGAATTACTGAGAAGTTTAAGGCATAG
- a CDS encoding Uma2 family endonuclease — translation MIQTSSKLLTLEEFLKLPETEPASEYIDGEIIQKSMPQGQHSVIQGELVTAINAALKPQRIARAFPELRCTFGGRAIVPDVSVFVGNRIPREDNGSVANVFPIAPDWIIEILSPEQSQTKVTKKIIQCLKFETQMGWLIDPEEKTVFVYRPQQQTEVFDESEQKVPVPSFASELRLSVGDLFRWLLE, via the coding sequence ATGATACAGACATCATCTAAACTTCTAACCTTAGAAGAGTTCCTAAAACTGCCAGAAACAGAGCCGGCTAGTGAATATATAGACGGAGAAATTATTCAGAAGTCTATGCCACAGGGTCAACACAGCGTAATTCAGGGTGAATTGGTAACGGCAATTAATGCAGCTTTAAAACCGCAGCGAATAGCAAGGGCATTTCCTGAATTACGATGCACGTTTGGTGGCAGAGCAATCGTGCCTGATGTATCTGTGTTTGTTGGGAACAGAATTCCCCGCGAAGACAATGGCAGTGTAGCGAATGTATTTCCCATAGCTCCCGATTGGATTATTGAAATTTTATCACCCGAACAAAGTCAAACAAAAGTAACAAAAAAAATTATCCAATGCCTGAAATTTGAGACTCAAATGGGCTGGTTGATTGATCCAGAGGAGAAAACAGTTTTTGTTTATCGTCCCCAGCAGCAGACGGAAGTTTTTGATGAATCTGAACAGAAAGTTCCCGTTCCTTCCTTTGCCAGTGAGCTGCGATTGAGTGTAGGAGATTTATTCAGATGGCTGTTAGAATAA